In a single window of the Flavobacterium ammoniigenes genome:
- a CDS encoding FAD-dependent oxidoreductase → MQTPQKIAIVGSGLVGSLLAIYLRKAGHTVHIYDRSPDIRQIEFSGRSINLAMSNRGWKALDGVGVGDAVRQIAIPMDKRAIHLVDKLNFQAYGQEGEAIYSISRGLLNRKMIDLAEAAGAEFFFEQKIWDVTLADATLHIGESERGAWEEKKYDMVFGADGAFSRIRHRMQRQSMFDYSQEFLKIGYKELNIPANPDGTHKLDPNSFHIWPRGEYMLIALPNLDGSFTCTLFMPFEGDNSLAELKDINLVKAFFAKNFPDSIEVIPMLAEDFFKNPTSTLVTMKCFPWAYEDKIALIGDACHAIVPFYGQGMNAGFEDITVLNEMMQLYGNDWKTILSEYQKSRKPNADAIAELSYRNFMEMSTKTADEKFLLQKKIEKVFSDKYPDLWIPLYSRVTFSDRPYAEALAIGDAQNTIMEEVLRMDNIESIWDSAEVENKILELLQDK, encoded by the coding sequence ATGCAGACTCCTCAAAAAATTGCAATAGTTGGTTCAGGGTTAGTAGGTTCATTATTGGCAATCTATTTGCGCAAAGCAGGCCATACCGTCCATATTTATGACAGAAGTCCGGATATTCGCCAAATTGAATTTTCGGGCCGCTCCATAAATTTAGCCATGTCCAATCGCGGTTGGAAAGCATTAGATGGAGTAGGAGTGGGAGATGCCGTTCGCCAAATTGCCATTCCCATGGACAAACGTGCGATCCATTTGGTTGACAAATTGAATTTTCAAGCCTACGGACAAGAAGGAGAAGCGATCTATTCAATTTCAAGAGGTCTTTTGAATCGTAAAATGATTGATTTGGCGGAAGCCGCAGGAGCCGAATTCTTTTTCGAACAAAAAATCTGGGATGTGACGCTTGCCGATGCTACTTTGCATATTGGCGAATCGGAACGTGGTGCTTGGGAGGAAAAAAAATATGATATGGTATTTGGTGCAGATGGTGCTTTCTCTAGAATTCGCCACCGCATGCAACGCCAAAGCATGTTTGACTATTCGCAAGAATTTTTAAAAATTGGCTATAAAGAATTAAATATTCCTGCGAATCCAGACGGAACTCATAAATTAGATCCGAATTCCTTCCATATTTGGCCACGAGGCGAATATATGTTAATTGCGTTGCCTAATTTAGACGGAAGTTTTACCTGTACTTTATTCATGCCTTTTGAAGGTGACAATTCGTTAGCAGAATTAAAAGATATTAATTTGGTAAAAGCTTTTTTTGCCAAAAATTTCCCAGACTCCATTGAGGTAATTCCAATGTTAGCGGAAGACTTTTTTAAAAACCCAACAAGTACATTGGTAACCATGAAGTGTTTTCCATGGGCATACGAAGACAAAATTGCATTGATTGGAGATGCCTGTCATGCTATCGTTCCTTTTTATGGACAAGGAATGAATGCGGGTTTTGAAGATATTACTGTTTTGAACGAAATGATGCAATTGTATGGAAACGATTGGAAAACAATTCTTTCAGAATACCAAAAATCAAGAAAACCAAATGCAGATGCCATTGCTGAATTGTCGTATCGCAATTTTATGGAGATGAGTACCAAAACTGCCGATGAGAAATTCTTGTTGCAAAAGAAAATCGAAAAAGTATTTTCAGACAAATACCCCGACTTGTGGATTCCATTGTATAGTAGAGTAACTTTTAGCGACCGACCTTATGCCGAAGCATTGGCTATTGGCGATGCCCAAAATACAATTATGGAAGAAGTGTTGCGAATGGACAATATTGAATCCATTTGGGATTCAGCTGAAGTGGAAAACAAAATCTTGGAATTACTTCAAGATAAATAA
- a CDS encoding cupin domain-containing protein — protein sequence MKKYTLQNNPFVVPTTDGKLIEEHHGLASTNNPNVSIAHMIAPPGWSEPFQTPEFDEYTYIISGKKQFIVEEETIVLEAGQSIKIEKNTRVQYSNPFEKACEYIAICTPAFDFTKVHREED from the coding sequence ATGAAAAAATATACCTTACAAAATAACCCATTCGTTGTCCCTACTACTGACGGGAAATTAATTGAAGAGCATCACGGCCTTGCGAGTACTAACAATCCAAATGTGTCCATCGCACACATGATAGCGCCTCCTGGATGGAGCGAACCTTTTCAAACACCCGAATTTGATGAGTATACCTATATAATAAGTGGTAAAAAACAATTTATTGTGGAAGAAGAGACAATCGTATTAGAAGCAGGACAATCTATTAAAATTGAAAAAAATACCAGAGTTCAATATTCCAACCCATTTGAGAAAGCTTGTGAATACATTGCTATTTGTACGCCTGCATTTGACTTTACTAAAGTACACCGAGAAGAAGACTAG
- a CDS encoding ExbD/TolR family protein, with product MAELNTGDGGGKKGSGKVRSKKSGSKVDLTAMVDLAFLLITFFMLTTTLSKPQSMSLGLPDKEDKPDPKNQVKVDENRTMTILLGDNDKLVRYVGLLATPVKGGAPKDFSYGKGGIREELLARKKLVLEYTGNKDKGMIVIIKPSKKSNYRNLVDILDEMAIVDVPTYAIVNDYTPEEKKLLEGK from the coding sequence ATGGCTGAATTAAATACCGGCGACGGTGGTGGTAAAAAAGGCAGTGGTAAGGTAAGAAGTAAAAAATCTGGCTCTAAGGTTGATTTAACAGCCATGGTAGATTTAGCATTCTTATTGATTACTTTCTTTATGTTGACCACGACCTTGTCAAAGCCTCAATCGATGAGCTTGGGATTGCCAGATAAAGAAGATAAACCAGATCCTAAAAATCAAGTTAAAGTGGATGAAAATCGTACGATGACTATACTTTTAGGAGATAACGACAAATTAGTTCGTTATGTTGGACTTCTTGCAACTCCTGTTAAAGGCGGTGCTCCAAAAGATTTTTCTTATGGAAAAGGCGGAATCCGCGAAGAGTTATTAGCTCGTAAAAAGCTGGTACTTGAGTACACAGGGAATAAGGATAAAGGGATGATTGTAATTATCAAACCAAGTAAAAAATCGAATTATCGTAACTTGGTAGATATATTAGATGAAATGGCAATTGTAGATGTACCAACGTATGCAATTGTTAATGATTATACTCCTGAAGAAAAAAAATTGTTAGAAGGTAAATAA
- a CDS encoding 7-carboxy-7-deazaguanine synthase QueE, translating into MLSKEIQLEVNKGAMLPLMEEFYTIQGEGSHTGTAAYFIRIGGCDVGCHWCDVKESWNAELHPPTNVDLIVANATKYADTVVVTGGEPLTWDMTLLTQKLKDNKVKVHIETSGAYPLSGTWDWICLSPKKYKLPTQTVYDNADELKVIIYNKHDFVFAEEQAEKVNKNAILFLQPEWSKREEMTPLIVDYVMNNPKWRVSLQTHKYLNIP; encoded by the coding sequence ATGTTATCAAAAGAAATTCAATTAGAAGTTAATAAAGGAGCCATGTTGCCCTTGATGGAAGAATTCTACACCATTCAAGGAGAAGGTTCACATACTGGAACGGCGGCTTATTTTATTCGAATAGGCGGTTGTGATGTGGGTTGTCATTGGTGCGATGTAAAAGAAAGTTGGAATGCTGAGTTGCATCCACCTACTAATGTCGATTTAATTGTTGCCAACGCCACTAAGTATGCTGATACAGTTGTAGTGACGGGTGGCGAGCCACTTACTTGGGACATGACCTTGTTAACTCAAAAACTAAAAGACAATAAGGTAAAAGTACATATTGAAACTTCAGGAGCTTATCCACTTTCTGGGACTTGGGATTGGATTTGTCTTTCGCCTAAAAAATACAAATTACCTACTCAGACGGTCTATGACAATGCCGATGAGTTGAAAGTGATTATTTACAACAAACACGATTTTGTTTTTGCTGAAGAACAAGCCGAAAAAGTAAATAAAAATGCGATTCTTTTTTTGCAACCAGAATGGAGTAAAAGAGAAGAAATGACCCCTTTGATAGTAGATTATGTAATGAACAATCCCAAATGGCGTGTGTCGTTACAAACACATAAATATTTGAATATCCCTTAA
- a CDS encoding energy transducer TonB has translation MKLDIFTNQWLDIVFEGKNKTYGAYELRKSNTKTTVRALIIGAVLFSVLVAAPLIMSLLPDSSGDDDSLDTKIVTMKLPPKKEEPKKDLPPPPPPPPKVDQVKFVKPVVAKAEEVTEEPPKITEIKDKKLGNETIKGDPDADLSVEPVGNGPAAVVEEDNSIYNTAGIEVKPDFPGGMEKFYKFVGNNYQTPEEDGLKGKVYVTFVVEKDGSLTDIKVIRDIGYGTGKEAIRVLNKCPKWTPGEQNGKKVRVLYSLPITIQSAE, from the coding sequence ATGAAATTAGATATATTCACAAATCAATGGCTTGATATTGTTTTCGAAGGGAAAAATAAGACATACGGGGCTTATGAACTTAGAAAATCAAATACAAAAACCACAGTTAGAGCGTTAATTATTGGTGCAGTTTTATTCTCTGTGCTTGTAGCTGCACCTCTTATTATGAGTTTGTTGCCAGATTCTTCAGGTGATGATGATAGTTTAGATACTAAAATCGTAACCATGAAGTTACCTCCAAAAAAGGAAGAGCCTAAAAAAGACCTTCCACCACCTCCACCACCTCCACCAAAAGTGGATCAAGTGAAATTTGTTAAGCCAGTTGTGGCTAAAGCAGAAGAGGTAACAGAGGAGCCACCAAAAATTACTGAAATTAAAGACAAGAAATTAGGTAACGAAACCATCAAAGGGGATCCAGATGCCGATTTGTCTGTTGAGCCTGTTGGAAATGGACCTGCAGCTGTAGTAGAAGAAGATAACAGTATTTACAATACTGCTGGTATCGAAGTAAAACCAGATTTTCCTGGTGGAATGGAAAAATTCTACAAGTTTGTTGGAAACAACTATCAAACTCCTGAAGAGGATGGCTTGAAAGGGAAAGTATATGTTACTTTCGTAGTTGAGAAAGATGGTTCATTAACAGATATCAAAGTAATTAGAGATATTGGATACGGTACTGGTAAAGAAGCTATCCGTGTTTTGAACAAATGTCCAAAATGGACTCCTGGAGAGCAAAATGGTAAGAAAGTGAGAGTACTTTACTCTCTTCCTATTACTATTCAATCTGCAGAGTAA
- a CDS encoding PstS family phosphate ABC transporter substrate-binding protein — protein sequence MNSTLRLSTFFCVLFLAISCNKSVDANQETILKGKATLLVDATLMPVMEDQVQIFESRYDATIGINAQSETEVIQSLVKDTSSIAVLSRKLNADEMKIFANRKIIPKITPIALDAVALITNSNSNDTLVDIKAVIDFMNGKPSPKIKGLVFDNANSSTVRYMNKLAGLTTIPQKGVFSFGTNNEVIKFVSQNEGMIGVVGLNWLTQPKPEMQAYVDKVVALSLKGHNQNDFFAPDQNNIAEGKYALAREIYIVNCQGFSGLGMGFASFVAGDIGQRIILKSGLLPYKVPPRKLSIRNQINNDKK from the coding sequence ATGAATTCTACATTAAGACTAAGTACTTTTTTTTGCGTTCTATTTTTAGCTATTTCCTGCAACAAATCAGTTGATGCAAATCAAGAAACGATTTTGAAAGGTAAAGCAACGTTGCTTGTTGATGCTACTTTGATGCCTGTGATGGAAGATCAAGTACAGATTTTTGAAAGTAGGTACGACGCGACCATTGGTATAAATGCACAATCAGAAACGGAAGTGATTCAATCTTTGGTTAAAGACACTTCTAGTATTGCGGTGCTGTCAAGAAAATTGAATGCTGATGAAATGAAAATTTTTGCGAATAGAAAAATAATTCCAAAAATTACACCGATTGCATTAGATGCTGTAGCTCTTATTACCAATAGCAATTCAAATGATACATTGGTTGATATAAAGGCTGTAATAGATTTTATGAATGGAAAACCGTCACCGAAAATCAAAGGTTTAGTGTTTGATAATGCTAACTCAAGTACGGTACGATATATGAATAAATTAGCCGGTTTAACTACAATTCCTCAAAAAGGAGTTTTTTCTTTTGGAACTAACAATGAAGTTATTAAATTTGTATCGCAAAATGAAGGCATGATTGGTGTAGTTGGATTAAACTGGTTAACACAACCAAAACCTGAAATGCAAGCCTATGTAGATAAAGTTGTTGCATTAAGCTTAAAAGGCCATAATCAAAATGATTTTTTCGCACCTGATCAAAACAATATAGCTGAGGGTAAATATGCTTTAGCGCGTGAAATATACATTGTTAATTGTCAAGGTTTTTCCGGATTAGGAATGGGATTTGCTTCTTTTGTTGCGGGTGATATTGGTCAACGAATTATTTTGAAGTCAGGATTGTTGCCCTACAAAGTCCCACCACGTAAATTAAGTATTAGAAATCAAATCAATAACGATAAAAAATAA
- a CDS encoding MotA/TolQ/ExbB proton channel family protein yields the protein MANVKKENGPKGGGAISGIIIAACIFVGWIIWNFIMGNGANFEGGVNTGHPLPGNYLAMVYKGGPIVPILLGCLLMVIVFSFERFAVISKAAGKGNLDVFMKTVQASITKGDIDAAIASCDKQQGSVANAIKSALLKYQDVKAEGLDSEAAAETIHKEIEEATSLEMPMLEKHMTIISTLVSLGTLAGLLGTVTGMIKAFGALASAGTPDQAALANGISEALINTATGISTSALAIVTYNLFTSKIDTLTYSIDEAGNTIVNTYRHFRSTKK from the coding sequence ATGGCAAACGTTAAAAAAGAAAATGGACCAAAAGGTGGAGGAGCAATTTCAGGAATTATCATCGCAGCATGTATTTTTGTTGGATGGATTATTTGGAATTTTATCATGGGTAATGGAGCTAACTTCGAAGGAGGAGTAAACACAGGTCACCCACTTCCAGGAAACTATTTAGCAATGGTGTATAAAGGAGGTCCAATCGTTCCAATTTTGTTAGGATGTTTATTGATGGTAATTGTTTTCTCTTTTGAGCGTTTTGCAGTTATTTCAAAAGCAGCTGGAAAAGGAAACTTAGATGTTTTCATGAAAACTGTTCAAGCTAGTATTACTAAAGGAGATATCGATGCGGCTATTGCTTCATGTGACAAACAACAAGGTTCTGTTGCTAATGCTATCAAATCTGCATTATTGAAATACCAAGACGTTAAAGCAGAAGGATTAGATAGCGAAGCTGCTGCTGAAACAATTCACAAAGAAATCGAAGAGGCAACTTCATTAGAAATGCCAATGTTAGAGAAACACATGACTATCATCTCTACTTTAGTATCTTTAGGTACATTAGCAGGTTTGTTAGGAACTGTAACAGGGATGATTAAAGCGTTTGGTGCGTTAGCATCTGCTGGAACTCCAGATCAAGCTGCACTTGCAAATGGTATCTCTGAAGCATTGATTAACACTGCAACAGGTATCTCTACTTCTGCATTAGCAATTGTTACTTATAACTTGTTTACTTCTAAAATTGATACTTTGACTTATTCTATTGATGAGGCTGGTAATACAATTGTAAATACTTACAGACACTTCAGAAGTACAAAAAAATAA
- a CDS encoding tetratricopeptide repeat protein, translating to MKTFKIFGLLLLATVSVGHAQDINQAKKAIDAEKYEEAKTILKSILQAKPSNGMASFLLGNVYLNQSVKDSATISFGKGLAATEAARFNHIGLGQMDLDRNDTIAANAKFILATKDMRKKDFEEYVYVARAYMNAEKPNYKAALAVLKRAIVNNPMDAQVQLALGDAYYGLSNQNDAYKAYRDAFSADNTLLRAKMQLGVLLKGAKSYDEASKAYNEVIAINANYGPVYRELAETYYKIARNKPSKAAENFKIAIDYYQKYMDLTDYSIHSRMRRADFLILAKEYKALEEEANKMIELDKVNPRIFRYLGYAAFENGNVDKAIQSLETFTSNPASKIIAKDFQVLGLAKIKKGTSADGLAIDPIAFESGLVSIKKSIEMEPLAVEDLNEVGKKLFGQKLYKEAAAIFELGANNAESKTYLDDNLYLGLSLYYANNKKDVKPEVAGLQKADAAFDKVLVASPSYYEAYIFKARTNSLMENDENTIKFYEAYVAAVIAKGTEETAKPAVIKKIAESYNTIGATYANTDKVKAVEYFNKTLAIDPTNAYALSSIKQLK from the coding sequence ATGAAAACATTTAAAATTTTCGGATTACTTCTTTTGGCTACTGTTTCAGTAGGTCATGCGCAAGATATTAATCAAGCTAAAAAGGCAATTGATGCCGAAAAATACGAAGAAGCTAAAACGATATTAAAATCAATATTACAAGCTAAACCTTCCAATGGTATGGCCTCTTTCCTTTTAGGAAATGTTTATTTAAATCAAAGCGTCAAAGATTCTGCTACAATTTCTTTTGGTAAAGGATTAGCAGCAACTGAAGCTGCACGTTTCAATCATATTGGTTTAGGTCAAATGGATTTGGACCGAAATGATACTATAGCGGCTAATGCAAAATTTATTTTGGCAACCAAAGACATGCGTAAAAAAGATTTTGAAGAATATGTGTATGTGGCAAGAGCGTACATGAATGCTGAAAAACCAAATTACAAAGCAGCATTAGCAGTTTTAAAGCGTGCTATAGTAAACAACCCAATGGATGCTCAAGTTCAGTTAGCTTTAGGAGACGCTTATTATGGGTTAAGCAATCAAAACGATGCATACAAAGCGTATCGTGATGCATTCTCAGCTGACAATACATTGTTGAGAGCAAAAATGCAATTAGGGGTTTTGTTAAAAGGAGCAAAATCGTATGATGAAGCTTCAAAAGCCTACAATGAAGTGATTGCTATTAACGCAAATTACGGTCCAGTTTATAGAGAATTGGCAGAAACTTATTATAAAATTGCTCGTAACAAACCGTCTAAAGCGGCTGAAAATTTCAAAATTGCGATTGATTACTATCAAAAGTACATGGATTTAACAGATTATTCTATTCACTCTAGAATGCGTCGTGCCGACTTTTTAATTTTAGCAAAAGAATACAAAGCCTTAGAGGAAGAAGCAAATAAAATGATTGAATTGGATAAAGTGAATCCAAGAATTTTCCGTTATTTAGGATATGCTGCTTTTGAAAATGGAAATGTGGATAAAGCAATCCAATCTTTGGAAACATTTACTTCTAATCCAGCTAGTAAAATTATCGCTAAAGATTTTCAAGTATTAGGTTTAGCTAAAATCAAAAAAGGAACAAGTGCTGATGGACTTGCTATTGATCCTATAGCTTTCGAATCCGGTTTAGTTTCTATCAAGAAATCTATTGAAATGGAACCTTTAGCAGTAGAGGATTTAAATGAAGTGGGTAAAAAATTATTTGGTCAGAAATTGTACAAAGAAGCCGCGGCCATTTTTGAATTAGGTGCTAATAATGCAGAGTCAAAAACTTATCTTGATGACAATTTGTATCTTGGATTGTCTTTGTATTATGCTAATAATAAAAAAGACGTTAAACCTGAGGTTGCTGGTCTTCAAAAAGCAGATGCTGCTTTTGATAAAGTATTAGTAGCTTCGCCAAGTTATTACGAAGCCTATATATTCAAAGCAAGAACCAATAGTTTGATGGAAAATGATGAGAACACCATTAAATTCTATGAAGCTTATGTCGCTGCAGTAATTGCTAAAGGAACAGAAGAAACTGCAAAACCAGCAGTTATTAAAAAAATCGCTGAAAGTTACAACACTATTGGAGCAACCTATGCTAATACGGATAAAGTGAAAGCTGTAGAGTATTTCAATAAAACATTAGCTATTGACCCAACCAATGCTTACGCTTTAAGTTCAATTAAACAATTGAAATAA
- a CDS encoding ExbD/TolR family protein, translating to MAVKMSKKAASIDMTAMCDVVFLLLTFFILTATAKIPEPLPVDTPASTVQTKLPDTDLATITVGKGKVFFDLKGREVRKRTLELMGQKYEVAFTEEESAKFALMEGIGVPITSLKQLIAMKSSDRSKANLQPGIPKDSLDNQLSQWIQNARIANIELQDKELQIAIKGDAREEYPAIKKVMDILQDQKINSFNLVTGLRAKDK from the coding sequence ATGGCTGTAAAAATGTCCAAAAAAGCTGCGTCTATTGATATGACCGCTATGTGTGATGTTGTCTTTCTATTGTTAACTTTCTTTATTTTGACTGCTACAGCCAAAATTCCAGAACCGTTACCTGTAGATACCCCAGCATCAACAGTTCAAACCAAATTGCCAGACACTGATTTAGCTACTATTACCGTAGGAAAAGGAAAAGTTTTCTTTGACCTAAAAGGTAGAGAAGTTAGAAAAAGAACTTTAGAGTTAATGGGTCAAAAGTATGAAGTTGCTTTTACTGAAGAAGAATCTGCAAAATTTGCTTTAATGGAGGGTATTGGAGTGCCAATTACAAGCCTTAAGCAATTAATTGCAATGAAAAGTTCAGACAGAAGTAAAGCTAATTTACAACCTGGAATTCCTAAAGATTCTTTAGACAATCAGTTGTCTCAATGGATTCAAAATGCGCGTATTGCAAATATTGAATTACAAGATAAAGAATTGCAAATTGCAATCAAAGGAGATGCTAGAGAAGAATATCCAGCTATTAAAAAAGTAATGGATATTTTACAAGACCAAAAAATCAATAGCTTTAATTTAGTTACTGGTTTAAGAGCAAAAGATAAATAA
- a CDS encoding YfiT family bacillithiol transferase, whose amino-acid sequence MEDQLRYPIGKFKAPETYTSDYLSERIQAIAQFPELLKNEVMHLTDEQLDTPYRDGGWTIRQVVHHCADSHMNCFIRIKWALTEDNPTIKFYFEDRWGDMADNVTMPVAPSLAFLEGLHFRLAYLMKSLSATDLEKSFIHPEHNASFKIKEIIGTYAWHGLHHLAHITELKKRKGW is encoded by the coding sequence ATGGAAGATCAATTACGTTATCCTATCGGAAAATTTAAAGCACCTGAAACCTATACTTCAGACTATTTATCAGAACGCATTCAAGCAATAGCACAATTCCCAGAGCTGTTAAAAAACGAAGTGATGCACTTAACCGACGAACAATTGGACACGCCTTATAGAGACGGCGGCTGGACAATTAGACAAGTGGTACACCACTGTGCCGATAGTCATATGAACTGTTTTATTCGAATCAAATGGGCATTAACCGAAGACAATCCCACCATCAAATTTTATTTCGAGGACCGCTGGGGCGATATGGCCGATAATGTAACAATGCCGGTTGCACCAAGTCTAGCCTTTTTAGAAGGTTTGCATTTTCGATTGGCGTATTTAATGAAAAGCTTATCGGCAACCGATTTAGAAAAATCATTCATTCATCCCGAACATAATGCATCGTTCAAAATTAAAGAAATCATTGGCACATATGCCTGGCATGGATTGCATCATTTGGCCCATATTACCGAATTGAAAAAAAGAAAAGGCTGGTAA